Genomic segment of Populus trichocarpa isolate Nisqually-1 chromosome 12, P.trichocarpa_v4.1, whole genome shotgun sequence:
ATTGAAACAACACCAGGGTGGCATATTCCCtttacttttttctctctttttttagtttcaaggtTAATTGGGTGTTTCTTTTATGAAAACGAATCCATGTATGTAACACAGGTTTGTGTtaactataaaatcatttatgttttgggtCCTATTTTTATGTGTCCACTTCCTTATTCTTTATAACTTCAATTAATCTTTGTTTCTGGGAGTGTTCTGAAAGTTACAGAGTTATGAACAGATAGAAGCAattcttgtaaatttaaaagaacactTGACTGATAGATTCTGTTATCACAACAGCAGCAATATTTGCAAGCAAAATAGAGTAATTCTGATAACTTGGTAGTCATAAATGACTATTAAAAAGTGTAACAAACCCATCTCAAAAGGTACAAACAATGTTCGACAACTCTTACACAGATCCAAAATCAGTCAACATTGGTGATTGGCAAGTTTAtatctaaagcaaaagaaagcaagatAGGTATTAATACCACGTTAAGAGCTCTATGCTACAATAAATCTACAATTCTGAGTCGCCTAAAAACAACATATTCTACTTAGAACATTTcagaattggaaaaaaaattaaaataatttaaaatacaatttctctTGGCctcatattaagaaaaaaacagatgaaTATTTCAAGGGTCCTGATTATCCAACTGAAGATTCAAGATTTGAGATACTACGAGTTTAGAGAGTTCATTAGTTGTGGATTCAACCTGATAGTCATCTGACTGCCTTGGCCACCCAGGTGAATGAGAGCTTGACCTAGTCTTGGTTGGTGTGCCATGAACTCTCTGCAAGTCTGACTGGGACAATGGCATTGGATAGAGCACAACAGGCAACAATTACCAAAACTTTTCCATGACACCCTCAGGCATGCATGGGATTTCTATGCAAATattacaaatcaataaaaatacctTGAAAAATTAGCTGGGAATATAACAAATCACAGATGAGAACTATATTGTTCAATATACTATAAAATAACTGATGGAAGCATGGAACAACACGATGATAAATATATACTTACACTAGATTTTTCCCCTTTGTTCACCTCATCCAATAGGTCCCTAATAGGAAAATAAGCTACTTTCTTGCAAGGTTCAAGAAGATCTGAACCAGTGTAGCCCTTACACAAAATTGCTATACAGTCAAAGTcaattttgcttttgattttctcCCCTTTCAAAACAACCTTCAAGATCTCAGCCCTCTCTCTTTGATCAGGTATCCCAATTTCAAAGGCCTGAGGAAGCCTCCGGAGGATTGCTTCATCGAGTTCTTAAGGTCAGTTGGTTGCAGCAAGTAACATCTCTTGTGCGTTCTCTTCAAAACAGCCTTCAAGATCTCAGCCCTCTCTCTTTGATCAGGTATCCAAATTTCAAAGGCCTGAGGAAGCCGCCAGAGGATTGCTTCATCGATTTCTTAAGGTCAGTTGGTTGCAGCAAGTAACATCTCTTGTGCGTTCTCTTAAGAATAGTAtcaccataaaataaataataatcaaaataataaagataaaatctaaaaaataaaaaaataaaagatgaagaaattaaaataataataattaatatttcataaattatttcaaataaaataagtaataatcaaaagaatgaagatcaaatttgatacataaaaaatttcaataaaaaaatgataagagaaaaacaaataacaattataaaaataaggaccaaagttaatataaaaattaaattttaagagatgaaattgaaaaataaatattcaaaacaaaatatatatagaaatcaaaagtttgaggaccaaatttgatataatcagtaaataatatgacatttctaaatttttcacaatttccggaaagtgttttctgcccaaatttttcaggaaaacacttttctggaaaccaagctaaattttcctttaactgtaaagtgttttccattgatcAACTTTcctaataataaacaaacacataaaaatttgaaaagtgattttttaaaaattatttttcaggaaacaaacatagccttacATAAAAACACATTCTAGCAAGTCACTGCATAAAAAGACTACACAAATGCAGCACTTGTTTCAAGAGTAAGAACTGATCACGATCTGTAGTAAACCCATCCCATAATGCTATGAACTCAGTCTTCATAGTGGTTAATGCCTCATGATCTGTAGTACGATACTGCCATATTCAATAGTGTTTAGAGGATAGGCTTGATTGTTACAGAGCATTTGCAATTAAGGTTTCATAATTGAAAAGTTGGTTTTCGAATCCTAATTTCATCATAAAACCCAATTACAATCGATTTGATGTATTCAAagtaatttaatgatattttttaatattaatctcaaaattttaatatattaaacaacTTTATTAGTTTGTTTTCCATTTGTCAGAAAACACATCAAGAACTTCAACACATAAAATACAATGAGCAACCCCGTTGCAGGCGTCTGAACAAAGTCCACTGGCGTCTCCCACGCGCTAGCAGCCTCCCACGTTCTTATATATGATGACGCATACAATAACATATCTAAAATCGCTAAGAAACTATACCTTTCTAATTAGCATTGCCAAGGTGATGTGTAGCTGCCACCTCACGTTCAGAGCTATAGACTATTGTGGGTTCAGTATAATGCAATAACCTTCCATTGACGTTGGCAATAGTGGAGTCCATAGAGTTGTCACTAACCTCCTTAATCCATCTCTGTCAAACTCCCTCTGGCGTTAAGAAACCTAACCTTATACTTTTTCCTCCTAGAAACAATTCCTAATGATACCTGAGAACCATCCTGTTTCCCTCATGTTTATATCAGATAATGCACTTTATATTCCATCATCTTGAGAATGTTAATTAAAAGGCAAGACGAAGCCCTTACAGAGCCcaagaagaagcagcagcagctctTGATTTGATGTTACTCGCTATCAATCAATTAGCTGACGCGTCCTTATCCATCTGTCTTGTTAATAGAAACCTCTTGAAAAACCCCATTATTTTCCTTCAGTTTCCAGCAATCCAAACATCCCTCATAACCCACTTGTCCCATTATCATCAACAGTTCCTACTACTTCACTAGCTTCTTCTTTGGTGAATTCCATAAAGACCCGCTCCCCATCAGTATCCCTCAGAGTACTTGATTACTATGGCTTTGCCAATATTTATGACGTGGAAAGGATCGGAATTTGAGTTTGTAAAAATTCAAGGTATCCTCACAGTACTTGAACTGTCGAGTAATAGTTTCACCGGTGAGATTCCAAAATTGATTGGAAAGCTTAAAGGACTCCAACAACTTAACCTCTCTCACAATTACCTTACTTGTCATATCCAATCATCATTAGGAATTTTGATCAGTCTAGAATCATTAGATCTATCTTTCAATTTGTTCACTGGAAGGATTCCTATACAGTTGGTAGATCTAACATTTCTTCAAGTCTTAGACCTTTCACATAACCAGCTTGTAGGACCCATACCCAAAAGAAAGCAGTTCAACACGTTTGATCATCGCTCATTCGAAGGAAACTCGGGTTTGTGTGGATTGTCTGCATGAGCTGTATACGTGAGGTGTAATATATTAGACTGATTCTAGAATCTGCAATTATTCCTAGAAATCTGGTAGTGATCGACAATCTTGTATAGGaatatttagtttaggaatatTTAGTTTTCCTTAGAAGAGGTTGTTTCCTTTCTTGGAAGgtataattgtatatatatatatggcctcCTAACGTTGAGAAGAATAGAGAAGTAACGAATTATTCTCACAATAATACTCTGTTTTACATGGATTTCCAATGCCAGACGAATGTAGCAATGGCGAGGCACCACCATTACCGCCATCAAACTTTATTGCAGGAGATGATTCAACATTGTTTGAAGATGGGTTTGGATGGAAACCTGTGGCAATTGGGTATGGATGTGGGTTTATGTTTGGAGTCATAATGGGATTTGTTGTGTTTAAAACAAGAAGACCTGCATGGTTTCTGAAAATGGTTGAAGATCAATGGAGTCTTAATGCAAGCAGAACAAAGAAGAATGCTAGTAGAAATGGTGCAAGAAGAAACTAAACAATGCAGTCAGTATCTTCAAAGTTCGTTCTGTAAGTTGTTTCCTTTCTGATTTTATAAGTAATCATAACTAcagatatatattgtttttattgcagtattatttcaataaaggTTGTGCCTTTCATAGTGTTGAAGATTGGAGTTGACATTGGAACAACACTAAAGTGGCAGATTCATAGTGTTGAAGATAACAgtactaataattaaatactacTAATAATGCCTTTCTTTATTTCTAATCTCTCCCAATTATACTTCGAATCCTGTAAGGCCAGCCAACATGGGGTTTTCACAACTGTGcctctctcaatctctctctttcattctgtttctcttccatttccattcaacaatttctttctcttcttcttctcaaatcactcctcctcctcctcttcttcttctcatttgTGTGCTCATCAccaatctctttctctccaaTTCAAACAATCCTCTTtaggttttttctatcaaattttattctcattctttCTATTTCTATCAAATTCATTGGAGTGAGATCCATTAGATAAGGAAGCTACAATGCCctgatttttaaagtaaatagaGCATCCAACAAAATCTTGCTGCTAATATTGTTTCCGCAGATGAAGAATCACCAGTTCATACAAAGCTTGCTTGATAGATTCCAATCCTCCAATTGATTCAAATTCCACATCTATGTGATCAGGATTTCTAACATCACATGCTATGACATCctgttcaaaaataaaaataccttaTAAATGATGCATGCAATAATGCTTAACACACATACAATAACATAGTTAAAATTGCTTAGAAACTATACCATTCTAATTAACATTAGACCCACACCCACTCCAAATACTTAGAAATTTTACtttccaagaaacaaaaaacttcaATATCATTGGAGCTAACATACTTTTGTGCAGGCAGCCCCCCTTCTACAAAGACTGCCTAAATCTCTGTAATTCTATGGTAGCATCTGCTTAAGATTAGAATAAAACTCATAACCTTGGGGCACCAGAGCAAGAACTCAGAGGGAGTCCAACCATTCCTTCTATATATTTCATATCAATCTGCCTCCGAATATGTTCAGCATCCAAACCATCATTAGTATCTCTATGAATACCTAAAACCTTGCCAAGGTGATGTGTAGCTGCCACCTCACGTTCAGAGCTATAGACTATTGTGGGTTCAGTATAATGCAATAACCTTCCATTGACGTTGGCAATAGTGGAGTCCATAGAGTTGTCACTAACCTCCTTAATCCATCTCTGTCAAACTCCCTCTGGCGTTAAGAAACCTAACCTTATACTTTTTCCTCCTAGAAACAATTCCTAATGATACCTGAGAACCATCCTGTTTTCCACGCTTATTTCTTCTCCCTCCTGCCAgagagttggttttttttccaaattgccGTAGATTTCACTAGAATTCAGAAAATTTGTAGAAAAGGTGTCTCGCTCTTACTGCACACCTGACACTTTCTTTCGTGTGATTAGGATTAAACTACCCTGCATCTAACTTTATCTATAGCTCAGAGCTGACAACATGGTTTAAGATTGTGCAAAAACTCAAGAACTCATGAGAATACtacatattatattaaagataaaggataatatagagtattaaaaagacataaaatattttgatgtaagaTTAGGGATGAATAGAATTCCACTTTGTATATATTGAGTTGCgtctaattaataaataaagattcgctgatttttttttccaaaaaattaggtctgatattttcttaaatttatatacTCTTAAACCTAGAGCGAAGCTAGGGAAGCATTTTGCTATACTTTCCTAGATTGActtcttttgagtttttgtgtgcatagttttttttttttttccccgagCCCATATATCATTGGGCCTTTCATGTGAGTTGATTTAACCATACTATGATGGAACCATCAATACTAAACTTTAgaatttctatattttgatGGAGGTTACATGACTTACGTAATATTTAATTGTGCAAAGTCATTAGTGCTGCTCCATTGCTTGGCGTAATTATTACTTTGCCTTGGTTTCCATCCGTCTAGAAACAACAATTAATTAGTGGGACAT
This window contains:
- the LOC127904100 gene encoding LOW QUALITY PROTEIN: uncharacterized protein LOC127904100 (The sequence of the model RefSeq protein was modified relative to this genomic sequence to represent the inferred CDS: substituted 2 bases at 2 genomic stop codons); this encodes MDSTIANVNGRLLHYTEPTIVYSSEREVAATHHLGKVLGIHRDTNDGLDAEHIRRQIDMKYIEGMDVIACDVRNPDHIDVEFESIGGLESIKQALYELYRTTDHEALTTMKTEFIALWDGFTTDQNAQEMLLAATNXPXELDEAILRRLPQAFEIGIPDQRERAEILKVVLKGEKIKSKIDFDCIAILCKGYTGSDLLEPCKKVAYFPIRDLLDEVNKGEKSSDPMPLSQSDLQRVHGTPTKTRSSSHSPGWPRQSDDYQVESTTNELSKLVVSQILNLQLDNQDP